Part of the Quercus robur chromosome 5, dhQueRobu3.1, whole genome shotgun sequence genome, GATGTGACAGAAAGCTGGGAAGCTTCAGCCAGCtgtcacttctttcttctccaaccCAGCCGGTCAAAAATCAAGAGCAGCCATGATCAGACCATTAAAGCTCCTGAAACAACATGAAATCAGCTCATTTTCATTCTAAAAATGTGTATTCTCTGGTTCATGGACCAAGCACATGAACCCCAAATAAGGAAActtagggaaatgtggtttggagggcaccaaGGGGATCTCAATAGAGTTCCCAGCAAGGGCTCCAAGGTTcacacctggcttggggtgaTCTAATATGCCCTAAGGAGCTCTGATTCTAGTTGCAGCATAACCAAGATCAATAGCCTTAAGCATGCTCTAATCCCATCAGTCAAGGCGAATCAACATTCAATACTAAGTTAGAATCCCAACTGTTATTACCCAAAATAGCAACAACCTTCTAAAAGCTGAGCTTACCACTATTAGCTAAAATCCCAAGAACGATTCTCTAAGGATTTTCTGAGAATTGGGAAAGATTTAGCAGAAATTATTTGCTAATCACCCCCTAAAAACCCAGATATAAATGGAACTCTCCATTAATGCTTAAACAACACACTAAGGAGACCAAGATACACTAAGACATACACAAGGAAAGACTTTTTCTTAACTTCTCTGTTTTAAGTCTCCTTTAagctctgaaaaaaaaaaaaaaaaaaaaaaaaaaaaaaaaaaaaaaaaaagatggagtTCTTAGTTCCAAGCCTAGAAACTAAGTTCCCCAGCTACTAGCTTAAAAACACTCATCATATCTCTACTCATAAACACTTACTTACCCCCAGTAGAAAGCCCCAGCAGTTTTATTGTGCACGTTCTCTCTCACTACTCATACGACCTGAAATATCCCTCATTACTCACTATATTCATGAGCATGCCATGGCACCATAATGATCTTGTTGCACTAgctgggatctctctctctctctctctctctctctctctctctctctctctcccttcatctcacactaagttTTCCTTATTATTTGTCATAATGGAACCCatgatatttacttattctttttctatCAATGGTTATGATGTAACTGTTACTATAGAATTTTTCCCTCATATTGTATTAGAAGACTCCTCTCCAGAGCTAACAGATGATGAGTCTAAAAATGTAGATATTTTCCTTAGTTTGTGAAGTAGCTAACAGCTAGAGGTTTATCATGTTTTATCTTACTTTATCGCTAGGCTATTTTTTGTAGAAACACCTTACCGCTGAGATGTTTTCTGCAAAAACACTTTACTGCTAGGTTATTTCTTGCAGTATGCTTTTTAACTGTGCTAACGTGTCCGCTGTAGGGATTGTTTATGGGCTACTCTTGTCAGTTCCAATCTAGGCCCAAGGCATAAAATATAGTGGATTCCTTGGATCTTCACCAATATCTTTGGGTTGTGCATTAAGCCCATCGTCAAATTTCGGTTTAAACCCCCCAACCCAACATAAATCTTATTAGtcagaagaaaaaatttttcgcCCCCGACAgttagaaactgaaaatttgaaattgcaaGTTATAGAATCTCACACAAGTGAAAGTCAGAGGGTTAGGAAACTATTAGGAGAGTTCACATTTTTAAATCCAGCTAAGGTAGCAATTCCCCTTTCATTTTTACAACTCTATCTTGATTGAAAAATCTATAACTTGAGAGAATTTAGTTACGAATTGCTATACAGTACTAGCTCTCAACCTCTCTTTTAAACCCTCATTTCTCATGACTTtcgaagcaaaaaaaaaaactctatatattgaAGAATTGGAAAGAGACCAAATATCCTAGAGAAAATACCTTCACGTTCTCTCTACCTTCTCCCTCTGAAATTTCCATATATCATGACAAGTGATTAAGACCATCACACACTTGAAATCTTAAAAGTTCTTTGACTGAAGCTTGGGAATCATTAGAGCATCCTAGAATTTTCAAGGAGACTTAGAGATAGCAGTTGGATCTCAATTGTGAATTTGGTgactagagaagacaaaggacTCGAGGAGTTGGTTGTGAGtagaagcttggaaggcttgaGTACATTGTTACTTCATAGCTTGGAGGGCTTTGTACGTAAGATGTATTATAACtctctagtggatcatttgGTACTATGATGCCactgagagttttttttttttatgcctagTACTTTGGTGGTATTCTTCATAAATACTTTAGTGTTCTTATGGGTGATTGGTTTTTCTTGGTTGCTATTGAATTAATGTTTACCCATGCATGTTAAGGTAAATTGGTATAATTACTTAAACAATTGTGCTTAAATTTATGATTAGATTAAAATCAATATTGGCCATAAAATTTAGGATCGAAAGTGTTGTAACTCTCAACAATCAACTCATCATTTCCAATGAGGATCTCCAAAAGGGTGTAAAAAAAAAGCGGGTCATCACATTAGCCAATCCAAATGGaatcttaaaagttttagtAGTAACACAAGTGCCCACCATTATCTTAATTTTGCCGCCTAATTTTCTGATTAACGtaaattagggttttgatgGGCGTTTTCCTAGCCGCCCTAGGTTTTCTTTCACTAtttaagcatatatatatatcgtgACTTCTAAGGAATTCAAttattaaatcaataaaattgcaAAGCTTAtcatgaggttttttttttttttgtgtgtgtgtgtggattcTTGAAACATATTTCCTCGTGGATTcaatgttactttttttttaaacaaatgtgttttattttttgtagatATTTCACTGCATTATTTATGTACACACAATTCACTTATTGATAGTGATGAAACTAATTAGGGAGTGATTTTGTACTGTATTAGCTAGTATGAGTGGTATGTCTCATACATATTTGTAGACCAATATAGAAACAAGGGTGAATCAATATAGAAACAAGGTTGAATTGTACTACCCCAAAACTAATATAAAGCTAGTTATAGAGTGCCATTATTATGTAATTAGTTATAACGCATTTAAGATCCAAGCaacttccttctcaaaaaattaaaaatccaagCAACTTGCCAAACAATGGCTGctccataatatttttagggAGGTGgtcaagaaaataaattaaaaaatttaataaaaatataacttgaatatattgagttatcgacctaaaaaaaagaagtattatCATTTTCTCCTATGAGCTTTCATATTTCAAAATACTTACATGATAATTCATTATAAGTTATCATTATCTATCGTCAATCTACGTAGGtgtaaccattttattttactaaatttatataacatttttatttttatattgttgtCATTAATcattatctatttgttattgttcttattttaaattaaatggcaaaacttttttttttatacaagataaaaattttactctagcctaatctatgtgtatatgtgtgtgaaactccctcctagagacttgaatcccgacccttaccccccacactccacagACACTTATACCTGTGGAGTGACCAAAATGGCAAAACTTAACAAATTGacattatattaattattgacacACATTGCCACACTCatccatacattttttttttttttgagaaggttttCTATTCATAAATAATACACTAAGAGTCTAATGGACTAATCAAATGGTTAAACAATTACTAAATTTActattctttatttattgtttctcaaaaaaagaaaaatactattctttatttattgaatcactaactttacaacaacaaaaaaaactattatagtatATTAACAATACACACATGTAATAAAACTATCGTatttcataaatattaaaaCCTTGATAGATTTCGATTGCAATTTTGATTACTAAAAAGTaattgtaatttgaaattttattactgACAAAGTACTTTTTTCTTAATGAAAAGATGCCGCTATTTTACAGCTAGAAATTGACTAAAAATGTTTACAGCGAGTGGGCCCCAAAGTTTCAGCCGTAAACACGGAACAGTGCTTGAATTCGCGCATTTGCATGTGCCCCACCCCTAAAACGGTTAGCAAAAAGTTCCTTACACTATCCTTCctaagacctcggcgaaaatgggtaattacccataaaaaaacaaactatttagttagtaggATCCGTTTAcaaactatatataattttagcaactcgagtcttaaagactcgattttgggcccCTAAATCGAGCGTCTAAGGctcgattttcatgggttgTTCCTGTCTGATGTGGCACTTCTTCCACGTGGCGTCtacatgaaaatcgagtttcaaatactcgatttacatttaaaacaaaaacaaaaaaaaccacaagGGCAGCAGGAAAACCACAACAACGCGTtcatcaggaaaaaaaaaaaaaaaaaaaaaaaaaaaaaccagagaagAATGTGTTcatcagagaagaaagaaaaaagaaaaaaaaaaaaacccagatcgcACCgcgaagagaagaaagaaaaaaaaaaaaaaaaaaaaacccagatcgcACCGCGACCTGGGTCGCACGGTGCGACCTGGGTCGCGCGGCGACCTGGGTCATCGGCCTAGATCTGTCGCGCGCGGCCTGTGTCacctttccttcttcttcttcttctctttcttttttttctttctttctttctgcctTTTTTTCCGCTGTTTCTGCATTTTGGGTTGCATTTTGGgtcattaatattttatttttgggttggaaatcgagtctctaagactcgatttccatgtagaCGCCATCTGGACAAACTGCCACATCAGACAGGAAcaacccatgaaaatcgagGCTTAGAGGGTCGATTTAGGGGCCCAAAATTGAgtctttgaaactcgagttgctaaaaatatatataatttgtaaacGGAccctactaactagatagtttgttttttatgggtaattacccattttcgcctAAGACCTCGTACTCTATAGTATCTGCCATTTCCCTTCTTGTAATTTGCTTGGTTGGTACACAAGACAAGAGTACAACTACAGAGTACAGACGCAAGCTTTGGTTCAAGACATGTGACCGCGAGGCGTGAACATTGGCTCATGGTTCCCACACTTCCGCTTGAAGTCCAAGCCTTACTGACCCAAATATATGACATTATATGTGGCTAAGCCCACGGATTACTACCACACGACTAAATGTCGAAACTGCCCTTCCTATCCAGTTGCTAATAGAGAGACGTAGATCTATTAAATTACCAACATAATGAGTCAAATTGTACAAATACTGATATAAAAAGCTagttctataaaataaaatgataaactaATATAAAGCTAGTTACGACGTGCCATTATTATGTAATATTAGTTATAATGCATTTAAAATCCAAGAAACTacattctaatatatatatgttgccAATCAGTGGCTGTTCCATAATATGGAggttatttaaaaacttaaattagataaaatttaatttaaagttttttgaATATATCACATTACcgttaaaaaaatgaaatattacaaAGTTAAATTGCTACATGATATTTCATTATTAGTTGTCAATCTGCGTAATGTGACCAGTTTAACAAAGTTAAATTTATataacatatttatttttatgtagattgtttttataaaaatattttaaattaaatgacaaaacttaTCTCattggcatatatatatatatatatattaaaagccaaaacttagaaaaaatccaattagatttatattggattctcaattttgcgccatgtgccctatctaatttttaatttttgtgccaaataaattattgagtgtaaaattGAAGAGATctaattcaattagattctaaatttgatttcaacTAGAGTCCAATTTTACACCACGtgttaatcttttttttttttaatttttgtgacaagtgaattattgagtgcaaAAATCGAAGAATATAaatccaattatatatatatcaagaaacttatatattttagaaatgtatggtttagAAAAAATGTAagttaatactatatataatttaaacacattttttaaaaaatgtataatttgaaacGTGTAATTGTGACTGTTTTTAGTTAAACATATGCATATAAACTAGATTACACACgaattgtattaattattgactcaCACTACTATACTcatccatacataaataatacaataagAGTTACTTAACCCAATGGTTGAACAATCactaaatttactattttttatttattgaatcactaactttataacATAATAACAATATACACATATAATAAGCCTTTAATATTACATAATTATTAGAACTTTGGTACATTTTGATTGCAATTTAATTACTAAAAAGTTATTTGTTATTACTAACAAaggtacctttttttttttttaggcaataGCAAAgtatttgaatatatttattaaacGAATAAAGTTtctactttttataaaaaaaatttccaaaaatattaaaatttcaggTGTAAGTGGTGGAtgaaaatttaccaaaaatgttAAAACATCATCGGTAAACACTGAACAGTGCAAAAACAGTAAGCAAAAAGTTCCCTCCATTTCTTTGCTCTGTTTCTCTCATTCTGAACGGAGAGAACGAAGTCACTGTCTAATTTCTGTacgatttctctctctctctctctctctctctctctcggttttTGCTTTTGGTTCATCTCCATCGTTTTCCTCTGAGCTCTCTCTCGGTTGCTGGGTTCTCTCgtggtttctctctctttgggtGTTTGCACACTCTCGCAGGTATCGTCTACGTCTCCAACATTCGCTCTGGTTATGTTTAGTAGCTGATTTGTGGTATCGGGATTTAGTTTGTGTGTTTAGTTGTAGCTTGCGTTGCTAAAATGTTTCTGGGTtgaagattatattttattttatttgtgtcaTCTGCTGGTTGTGGCTTTATGGGCGTTACTCATAATCTTTTGTGTTGAATAAAATTTGACTGCTTTTTTATATCAATGTTTGTCTAACTTTTGTTGTTTCAAAGTATGAAATCTATGTGAAGTATCATAGGAAAACACATGACTGATTTGAATGCCTAATGTAAGTTTGAAAAACCTGAAAgctaaagactttttttttttaatgaggcTGTAACTTCAGATCACCCAATCCCTATGACAAAAGACCTGTCACTCCTATCCTATGTTTGTTAGCCTTTAGTTGAGCCAAACCTTGTTCTCTATTGCTCAAAAGCTTCTACTTTGTGGCCAGTTTGTACCAGAATACAGCCAAGGGAAGCCATTGCACCTACTGCttgtttaccttttttttaaccATCGACTTGGTCCCCAAGTTCCACTGCTGCACTACTACCAAAATTTTCAAGTGTAACCAGAAATCTGACTACCACAGTGATGCCTTATGAGATTTCCAGGGCCTTCTAAACCCTTGTTTCCTGAGAATTAACTGTTTCTGTTAAGTGAAATCACTGGTTTGAGGGCAGGGCTACCTATTAATGAGACGGAGAGCTCTAGCACTGCAGATGTACCATTGAATCCCCCTcccaccaaaacacaaatagTATCTGCAGTTATGACTGATATAAATTTGACTAAGGTTCACTTTCTAAATAGCCAGGACACAACAAAGAGATATTGGTTGCATTTAACATTCTATACCAGtgaaaaaaatagatattataCAACCTTCAAAATTTAGGGTCATAGTAATACACATGGAGAGGAATATTGATCAGTAAATAGCAGATTTAGATTACGGAGATGAAGATTGTTATCAAATAGCAGATTCATATCCTGAAAAGGAGGCTGATGATGAGTTCTGCAGCTGGGTTCTCTGCAGATTTAGAGTGTAGTCTTTTGGATGGTTTTGGTAGAAAACTGAGGAACCAAGAGAGACCCATTTGATAAACAATGAGGTCTGACTGAACCCAATTAGGAGGAGATGAGTTTGTTTCGGCGGGAAGAGTTGAACCTCTGAAAGTGTAAACACCAAGGTTCCTGGAAATGGCATGAACCCACTATAAATAAGAACCCTCTCCTTGTTTTGTGATAAATAATAATAGGCTCCTGTAGTTAAAGTTTATAATGCTGGTTTTAGGCTTTTTATAAGGAATCGAATCACTCTGGGTATAATCCTTGTAcatattttcattaatatttgtTAGTATTTCTCTAGTATATTCCTGAGTGCGGTCATGTGGTTAATGAAAGGTTTTGAGAAGTTAGGTAAAGCTAGGACTGATGGACTAGCCACTGCTTGTTTGAGTTGTTCAAAGGCTTCTTGAGTCTTGGCATCACAATGGAAAGAATCTTTTTTTAACAGGACAGTTAAATGTTGTGCTATCAATCCATAATTCTTAATGAATTTTCTATAATATCCTGTTAATTCAAGAAAACCCCTTAATGCTTCAACAGATTTTGGGGCAGGCCATTGCTGAATAGCAGTAGTTATTTGGGATCAGCCTTTGCTCCTTGGCCTGTGATGATATTACCTAAGTATTCCACCTCACTACTTAATTACTAATGTAATAGCTTGCCCTAAACACTTCCATTTAGGCAGCATCCATATTAACTTGAGTACTTTCCAGAGTATGTAAAAGTTCTGTTGTTGTTTGTTGGGAACCAAAGTTTTTAAATCTGGCTATTATCTAGAGTTTCTGCTGAAttaattttgacttttcaaaaaattgtgtcTCTATGGTTTTTCACAATTTTGtgccctatatatatatatatatatatatcctgaTGCAGTTATCTTAATAAATGCTGATTATGAAGCAGAGAATATCCCAAACTTCATCTCTAGTTATGTTGTTAGCATTCCAAATTTAGCAGTGACGAGCTTCATGTGAATGGTGCTGGTAATGTCCATGTGGTCATAATTTCTTTGAGGCATCTCTGCTTCACATGCAGTGTGCTTCTTtgtaaaaaaacttattttgtttttgctaataCATCACTTGAAACTTAATTGGCATTAGATTTTGGTGTGTGATTCTGAATCTGTTTAAGTTtaacttcttttaaaatttaaactagtGTAAGGACATGTCTCATACTCCATGGGCAATCAGTAGGAAAAGGGGGACAGTATTCCAATAGATAGCAAAACAAAAGGGTATAAGTGGGgttattgtgattaattatgaaCTTTCATTTGATCTGTACTGATAGGAACATAGTTACATAGCACGCAAATTGTTTGTTggaaaaatcatatttagtcACCCTTAGAACTTGAATATCATGCATTACATCAATCATAATTACTTGTTGTATAGGGCTTTGATATAGTGTGTCTTTTCCTTTTTACCTAAATCCAATTTAATAGTTTCAATGTgttggttttgaaatttttttgcagttcTAACTATGGAGGATTTTGCTATAAAGGAGACCACCCCCAACATTCCTGCCGCGAATGGTTCCATGCTGCCTGGAACTGCATTGGATATAGTCGAACAAATGGACTTTTTGTTTGTCAAGGTTTTCAATGCAAGAGGTTTTATAGCATTTGATGGTCCATACATTGCTAATCCTCAAGTGGTGGTGAATCCCTATGTGGTAGTGAAGGTTGGGAGATACAAGGTTGCCACCAAATATCTCAAGTCAAGCTTAGACTGTGCTGAAACTTTTGCCTTCAAGGAAGAACAAATTAACAGTGATGAAGAAATTGAGATCCTTCTGAAGGATGGGGCTGCCATCACCATTGGgaaattttctttgttgatcTCCGATGCTATTCGGCGGGATTCAGTTGGTACTTCATATGCACCTTGTTGGTATGTGTTAAAGGATAGAAACAATAGGAATACAAATATGGAGGTTAATCTAACCTACTGGATGGGGACTCAAGCCGATGCAGAATTTGCTAGTTCTTGGCATTCGGATTCAGCTGTTGATATGTGTTGCATTCCTTTTACCCGTTCAAGACAATACCATTCACCAATTCTTTGTTATCTTAGAGTTAGTGTGAATGAAGCAGTGCTTAGAGGTAACAATGGGAATGGCGCAAAAATTTATGTGAAGGCCACACTTGGAGATGTCGCCAAGAAAACTAAGGTGTCAAATAAGGTGAATCCTAAGTGGGATGAGATTATTCTATTTGTTGTGGCTGAGCCCTTGGATGGATCATTAGTTTTGACAGTAAAGGTGCAACCTAATGGGGAGAGAAGTGTAATTATTGGGAGGTGCACAGTTCCCCTAGAAAATGTGCAGAAGAGAGAGGATGACACACCTATTGTTAGTGATTGGTATAATCTTGTGGGGCCTGAAGGAATGGTTGGGAAGTTTCATATGGGGATCTCCTTGGAGGGTGGATGTCACGTTTTTGATGAGTCGATCCATTACAGCAGTGATTTCAGGCCAACTGCAAATTCAGGGATACCTAGTATTGGGGTTTTACATTTGGGAATCTTGAATGCGGCTGGTTTGCGGGTAATGAAGCTGATAGAGAATCGAACAGATGCTTATTGTGTGGCTAAATACGGGTCAAGGTGGGTGCGTACAAGGACGATTCTTGACAGTGTTGCTCCACAGTGGAATGAGCAATTTAGTTGGCTTGTCTATGAACTATATACTGTCCTTTGCATTGCAGTGTTTGATAATTGTCACTTGCATGGAGGACCTGAGGCACTTCATCAACAGATTGGGAAGATAAGGATTCGGCTATCTACCTTGGAAGTGAATCATGTTTATACATTTTCTTATCCACTTGCAGTCACACGATATTCTAAGGTAAAGAAGATGGGTGAAATTCAGTTGGCAGTGAGGCTTTCTTCTTCTACATCTCTTATTAATAGGCTTCGTACATATTCACAACCCTTACTTCCCAAGATGCAGTGCTCTAGTACGTTGTCTGAATTCAAGCTAGATAAATTGAAGAATGAAGCAGCTTCTTTGATTGTGTTGAGCTTGACCCGTGATGAGCCACCATTAAGAAAAGAGGTCATTAGCTATATGCTAGATGTCAGTGTAGAAACATGGAGCCTACAAAAAGCCATAGCCAATTATGATAGGGTCAGAATGGTTGTCATCAGTTTTCTTGATTGGTTTGAGAATATACGCAATTGGAGATTTacaatgatttttgtttatgcCAGTCTGCTACTTGCGATTCTCTTTCCAAATATGCTATTACCTATCATATTTTTAGGCCTTGTTGGGGCTTGGCTTTGGCGATACAGAAAGAGGCCAAGACTTCCTCCTGATGTGCATATCAAATTGACTGGCATAGTTATTAACAGTAGATACGATCAACTGAGGGTCATTGGGAGGATGCAGACAGCTCTTGGTGAATTGGCAACTCTAGGGGAAAGGGTGGAGTCTTTGTTGAGCTGGCGGGATGGTCTAGGTTCATCCGTGTTTTTTGTGGTGTTTGTATTCTTATGTGTGGCTGCATTTTGCATAACATATGCCATTGGTTGCCGGTGGTTTATGGTCTTTCTTATGGTGCTTCTTGTGGTAAGGCTCCCAATACACCGTATTATTTCCATTTCATATCTGAAGAACTTTTTGGATAGGATGCCTACAAGAACCGATAGCATGTTTTGAGATTGGGAATATTGCTGAACTCTAGGAAGCTATTAGCCTCTCTGAATTCTGATGTCCCttggattttatttgtttttactctaGTACAGgggcatttttcttttataaactaaaGAGTGCCTTACCAGCAAGCTTTTTATATGTTGTGACAATGGGAGCAGAGCTGAAGCTGGAAGGCACGATAATGAATACTTGGTTAGTGAGTAGGATAACAGACTATGCAATGCCTATGTCTTAAATGATTTTGGTGCTGACTACTTTTAAGATATTCTCTTTTAAAGTTTTTCTTTGCTTGTTAAATTTACAGATAGTTGCCTTAGGATGGTATAATTAtgaaccattttttaaataatctttTGATATCAGTTTTTTGTGTGGACTCTGTCTAAACCTGTATGTCATTTATGAATGCTTGGTTTTTCTTATAAATGCACATCTTTAGAATTCACACTTAGTAGTATAAAATCATGACTTCAAAAATGTGACCTATTAGTGCTTTTACTGCCTCAGCATCTTCTTCAATTTGTTTGATAATGCCAGAAGCAATTTTCTCATTCTATCGCTTTttattactttgcatatttacTAATCCTAGATGAAGTTACTAGGACATTAGCTATAG contains:
- the LOC126728342 gene encoding FT-interacting protein 3-like, with product MEDFAIKETTPNIPAANGSMLPGTALDIVEQMDFLFVKVFNARGFIAFDGPYIANPQVVVNPYVVVKVGRYKVATKYLKSSLDCAETFAFKEEQINSDEEIEILLKDGAAITIGKFSLLISDAIRRDSVGTSYAPCWYVLKDRNNRNTNMEVNLTYWMGTQADAEFASSWHSDSAVDMCCIPFTRSRQYHSPILCYLRVSVNEAVLRGNNGNGAKIYVKATLGDVAKKTKVSNKVNPKWDEIILFVVAEPLDGSLVLTVKVQPNGERSVIIGRCTVPLENVQKREDDTPIVSDWYNLVGPEGMVGKFHMGISLEGGCHVFDESIHYSSDFRPTANSGIPSIGVLHLGILNAAGLRVMKLIENRTDAYCVAKYGSRWVRTRTILDSVAPQWNEQFSWLVYELYTVLCIAVFDNCHLHGGPEALHQQIGKIRIRLSTLEVNHVYTFSYPLAVTRYSKVKKMGEIQLAVRLSSSTSLINRLRTYSQPLLPKMQCSSTLSEFKLDKLKNEAASLIVLSLTRDEPPLRKEVISYMLDVSVETWSLQKAIANYDRVRMVVISFLDWFENIRNWRFTMIFVYASLLLAILFPNMLLPIIFLGLVGAWLWRYRKRPRLPPDVHIKLTGIVINSRYDQLRVIGRMQTALGELATLGERVESLLSWRDGLGSSVFFVVFVFLCVAAFCITYAIGCRWFMVFLMVLLVVRLPIHRIISISYLKNFLDRMPTRTDSMF